The Aspergillus luchuensis IFO 4308 DNA, chromosome 7, nearly complete sequence genome has a segment encoding these proteins:
- a CDS encoding uncharacterized protein (COG:S;~EggNog:ENOG410PH2I;~InterPro:IPR013226) produces the protein MASAVLPVCATPYRASYSHRYPSNLMDTGVEMDSYGSYQRFQSPSPSRRSLNRQRSTSFPSVYYSGSPEHHPVEPRRKKESSSRRRRHGSPSNPQPARYSRNSMLVNPDVIDRLDSASLCQYHHEGPYDAVYAERNYHTKQSPVEAVKDSTAETLKATPKDKIRDCIDSHRPLDGVAYYPPGHTDMEGRTYEYEEGPNMMNDYGNFMRCPGQKFTDEDFKKDPFYNAPHPKPFASLRKALSIRRRKRSGTS, from the exons ATGGCGTCCGCCGTTCTCCCAGTCTGTGCGACCCCATACCGGGCCTCTTACTCCCATCGGTATCCTTCCAACCTGATGGACACGGGCGTTGAAATGGATTCGTATGGATCCTACCAACGCTTccaatctccctctcccagtCGGCGGTCCTTGAACCGTCAGCGCTCTACGTCATTTCCCTCCGTCTACTATTCGGGCTCTCCGGAGCACCATCCTGTCGAGCCTCgacggaagaaggagagtaGTTCTCGGCGCCGTCGTCATGGCAGCCCGTCGAACCCTCAGCCGGCCAGATACTCGAGGAACTCGATGCTGGTCAATCCAGACGTTATTGATCGTCTGGACAGTGCGAGTCTCTGCCAGTACCATCACGAGGGGCCGTACGATGCTGTCTATGCGGAGAGGAACTACCACACCAAGCAGAGCCCCGTCGAGGCAGTCAAAGATTCAACTGCCGAGACCTTGAAGGCGACTCCGAAAGATAAAATTAGGGACTGCATCGATAGTCACCGTCCTCTGGATGGAGTGGCTTATTACCCTCCAGGTCACACAGACATGGAGGGCCGCACCTACGAATACGAGGAGGGGCCGAACATGATGAACGACTATGGAAACTTTATGCGTTGTCCGGGTCAA AAATTCACCGATGAGGATTTCAAAAAGGACCCCTTTTACAATGCACCCCACCCCAAGCCATTCGCGTCGCTCCGGAAAGCGCTCAGTATCCGTCGTCGCAAGCGCAGCGGAACTTCTTAA
- a CDS encoding neutral amino acid permease (COG:E;~EggNog:ENOG410PHHD;~InterPro:IPR013057;~PFAM:PF01490;~TransMembrane:11 (i66-85o91-112i140-163o175-192i199-222o242-261i273-294o314-333i354-375o387-408i420-443o)) yields MRSSEIYPAPPTVADQELWEEKEVSTEQSSLEIGENKDLALQQTQDAFGNEEFAEVKYKVLKWWQCGLLMVAETVSLGVLSLPAAVAGLGLVPSVIILVCLGGLATYTGYVIGQFKWRYPHVCNMADAGEVLAGRFGRELLGFAQIIFLIFIMASHLLTFTIAMNALTDHGTCSIVFGVVGLVVSFACSLPRTLEKMSWLSLISFISILSSVFITMIGVGISHPGKVVEATVRTDLIHGFTAVANIVFAFSGHAAFFSLAAELKNPADYPKALMLLQSVDMTLYLVAAVVIYCYGGSTVTSPALGSASTVVSKVAYGIALPTIIIAGVINGHVSAKSVYVRIFRGTDHMHKRTWTAVGSWTAIVLTLWVLAWIIAEAIPVFNKLLSLVTALFASWFTFGLSAIFWFYMNSGRWFSSPKKFALSAVNLLALAVGCCLCGLGLYVSGKAIHDDPHHASFTCMSTV; encoded by the exons ATGAGATCTTCAGAGATCTATCCGGCACCCCCCACGGTGGCCGACCAGGAGCtgtgggaagagaaggaagtgtCGACTGAACAGAGCTCTCTCGAAATCGGAGAGAACAAAGACCTCGCTCTTCAGCAGACACAAGATGCCTTTGGGAATGAAGAGTTTGCGGAGGTCAAGTACAAGGTCCTCAAGTGGTG GCAATGCGGCCTGCTCATGGTGGCTGAAACAGTCTCCCTGGGGGTGCTGTCCTTGCCTGCTGCCGTTGCCGGCTTGGGTTTAGTCCC ctcGGTGATTATCCTGGTCTGCCTGGGTGGCCTGGCCACCTACACGGGCTATGTGATCGGCCAGTTCAAGTGGAGGTATCCGCACGTTTGCAACATGGCTGATGCGGGTGAGGTGCTTGCTGGCCGCTTTGGCCGTGAGCTGTTGGGATTTGCCCAGATCAtattcctcatcttcatcatggccagcCACCTGCTAACCTTCACGATTGCCATGAATGCCTTGACTGACCATGGCACGTGCTCCATCGTCTttggagtggtgggcctggTTGTCTCTTTCGCGTGCTCGTTGCCGCGCACTCTGGAAAAGATGTCCTGGCTCTCGTTAATTT CTTTCATTAGCATCTTGTCATCTGTGTTCATCACAATGATCGGGGTGGGTATCTCACACCCTGGGAAGGTAGTTGAAGCAACGGTCAGAACCGACCTAATCCACGGCTTCACCGCGGTGGCCAATATCGTCTTTGCATTTT CTGGACATGCTGCATTCTTTAGCCTTGCAGCGGAATTGAAAAATCCAGCCGACTATCCCAAAGCCTTGATGCTGTTGCAGAGCGTCGATATGACCCTCTATCTCGTTGCAGCCGTCGTGATCTACTGCTATGGGGGATCCACAGTTACTTCTCCCGCACTGGGTTCCGCCAGCACGGTTGTGTCCAAAGTTGCTTATGGCATTGCGCTTCCGACA atcatcatcgccggcgTTATCAACGGACATGTGTCTGCCAAGTCCGTCTATGTGCGTATCTTCCGTGGCACTGACCACATGCATAAGCGTACCTGGACTGCCGTGGGCTCTTGGACCGCAATTGTCCTAACACTGTGGGTGCTCGCCTGGATCATTGCGGAAGCGATTCCAGTGTTCAATAAATTGCTGAGCTTGGTT ACTGCGCTCTTCGCCAGTTGGTTCACTTTCGGCCTGAGCGCGATCTTCTGGTTCTACATGAACTCTGGCCGATGGTTCTCGTCTCCGAAGAAATTCGCCCTTTCTGCTGTcaacttgcttgctttggcAGTTGGATGTTGTCTG TGCGGTCTTGGGCTCTATGTCTCCGGAAAGGCCATCCACGACGATCCCCACCATGCCAGTTTCACCTGCATGAGTACTGTCTAA
- a CDS encoding uncharacterized protein (COG:S;~EggNog:ENOG410PRXT;~InterPro:IPR024526;~PFAM:PF12720), whose protein sequence is MSLITPPPPITIEDLYAFQAKHFPGSVIAQTPQPQQVTNTNQPEEYPSYNHEEQYTLEEEQYEYYEEQEEEDLGYYPDGVKRTLTDEQIRIFRHSEIHALRREKELREEEEAAAAAAAAERAVVADADVKTDAAGTEEDADVKMDYGDGAGGASASASASNTNSKAASRPVPQFTGRRIISYDD, encoded by the exons ATGTCCCTAatcaccccaccaccacccattaCCATC GAAGACCTTTACGCTTTCCAAGCAAAGCACTTCCCTGGGAGCGTCATCGCCCAGACACCACAGCCACAACAAGTGACCAATACCAACCAGCCCGAAGAATACCCCTCATACAACCACGAAGAACAATACAccttggaagaagagcagtATGAATACTacgaagaacaagaagaagaagacctaGGCTACTACCCCGATGGCGTGAAACGCACCCTCACGGACGAACAAATCCGCATATTCAGACATAGTGAGATCCATGccttgaggagggagaaggagttgcgggaggaagaggaggcggcggctgctgctgctgctgcggagcGTGCCGTAGTTGCAGACGCGGACGTAAAGACCGACGCAGCTGgtacagaagaagatgcggatGTGAAGATGGATTATGGGGATGGGGCTGGGggtgcttctgcttctgcttctgcttcgaaTACGAATTCGAAGGCGGCTTCTAGGCCTGTGCCGCAGTTTACGGGCAGGAGGATCATTTCGTATGATGATTGA
- a CDS encoding acetyltransferase SAS4-like domain-containing protein (COG:S;~EggNog:ENOG410PKC1;~InterPro:IPR038988,IPR029184;~PFAM:PF15460;~go_component: GO:0033255 - SAS acetyltransferase complex [Evidence IEA];~go_process: GO:0016573 - histone acetylation [Evidence IEA]) has translation MTSTTLMPVRVSLRRDPPHHGHSPDQPDSEPPAKRARLQTQSSSRRRKSSPDLLDTTTTENSSSSAATPYKLSSHHHPLRRRTSTRRPLASNNPTSSSPATPRPNPRPNPRRILRNDSTPTITSYFLPVGRESPDPLDTISPSATANSSVSRRVAPAGTPSAVTTTAAASSSARRPRRSTAAADPEPEAAATPIQQPTSASIASKPSQPAPDATPQQPTVPTEQPSTGREQRRSLRSHDGGSRARSELALYFPNYEELLSMEPPKTEFLAGNTTIKLLDDLHEPLIPSSDPISDTDTPFGNPLVNLHNCETITLPDPSTSPRIPPTAEDSPTTSPDPLSEETYFRPHRRNERQEKQLRNIERDRAQHEKQNLDRLLDDLQGHDWLRVMGITGLISDPERKHFESKRTYFIREISAVLQKFKIWREEEKRRKSEKDKPAEEEPVPPTTASSSKKDHSPETTATSPNGDPEDGTTPLSDAQSCGGDPPDPNDVDAWAARQLHQEARSATTTTTANTTNPITTSTSTGKKLTKPSSSTKHKATASNIAPPPSPPPPPPPPAEILPPEPTKPFTSFYSKPHLRELALAGPARKGRTRLAFGQPIPEIEEREFELPAEILTPEAIDSCRRKRRRMKRASGRGETG, from the exons AtgacctccaccaccctgATGCCTGTCCGTGTCTCCCTGCGACgagatcctcctcatcacggCCATTCCCCCGACCAGCCGGACTCCGAACCACCAGCAAAGCGAGCTCGTCTCCAGACTCAATCGTCATCGCGTCGTCGCAAGAGCTCCCCCGATCTGCTGGACACCACCACGACGGAgaactcatcctcctcggctgCCACACCCTACAAACTCtcgtctcatcatcatcccctgcGCCGGCGGACCTCGACGCGCCGCCCGCTGGCCAGCAATAATCCCACCTCGTCGTCACCGGCCACTCCGCGACCGAATCCCCGTCCGAATCCCCGTCGCATACTCCGCAATGATTCCACCCCCACAATCACATCATATTTCCTTCCTGTCGGTCGCGAATCGCCAGATCCATTAGATACCATTTCTCCCTCCGCGACGGCCAACTCGTCGGTCTCGCGGAGGGTCGCCCCGGCGGGGACACCCTCcgccgtcaccaccaccgccgccgcctcctcttccgcccgTCGCCCGCGCCGCTCAACTGCCGCCGCTGACCCCGAGCCTGAGGCAGCTGCAACGCCTATACAGCAGCCTACATCGGCCTCGATAGCATCTAAACCCTCTCAACCTGCCCCAGATGCGACCCCGCAGCAGCCGACAGTTCCGACCGAGCAGCCATCCACCGGGCGCGAGCAACGGCGCTCCCTCCGCTCCCATGATGGTGGCTCCCGCGCGCGCAGCGAGCTGGCGCTCTACTTTCCCAACTATGAGGAGCTCCTCAGTATGGAGCCGCCAAAGACCG AGTTTCTCGCGGGAAATACCACCATCAAACTCCTCGACGACCTCCACGAACCGCTCATACCATCCTCCGACCCCATTTCTGATACCGATACACCCTTTGGAAACCCTCTCGTGAACCTCCACAACTGCGAAACAATCACCCTTCCCGATCCGTCTACCTCCCCACGCATACCTCCCACCGCCGAAGATTCTCCCACAACCTCTCCCGACCCTCTCAGCGAAGAAACCTACTTCCGCCCGCACCGGCGCAATGAGCGACAAGAAAAGCAACTGCGCAACATCGAGCGCGACCGCGCCCAGCACGAAAAGCAAAACTTAGACCGTCTCCTGGATGACCTCCAAGGCCACGACTGGCTGCGCGTCATGGGAATCACCGGACTGATCAGCGACCCGGAGCGCAAACACTTCGAGTCCAAACGCACCTACTTCATCCGGGAGATCTCCGCCGTCCTGCAGAAGTTCAAAAtctggagggaagaagaaaagcgccGCAAGTCAGAAAAGGACAAACCGGCCGAGGAAGAGCCcgtcccacccaccaccgcTAGCAGTAGCAAAAAGGACCACTCCCCAGAAACAACAGCCACATCCCCCAACGGCGACCCAGAAGACGGCACCACCCCGTTATCCGACGCCCAAAGCTGCGGTGGAGATCCCCCAGACCCCAACGACGTCGACGCCTGGGCAGCAAGACAACTACATCAGGAAGCAAGATCCGCCACtacaacaaccacagcaaACACCACGAATCCTATAACCACAAGTACCTCAACGGGCAAGAAACTAACCaaaccctcatcctccaccaaacACAAAGCCACCGCCTCCAACAtagcccctcctccttctcctcctcctccaccaccaccaccagcagaaaTATTACCCCCCGAACCCACCAAAcccttcacctccttctACTCGAAACCCCATCTCCGCGAACTAGCCCTCGCTGGACCAGCCCGGAAAGGTCGAACCCGCTTAGCCTTCGGACAACCTATTCCCGAGATTGAAGAGCGCGAGTTCGAGCTCCCCGCGGAGATTCTCACGCCCGAAGCGATCGATTCGTGTCGACggaagaggcgaaggatgaagagggcgagTGGACGCGGGGAGACGGGGTAG
- a CDS encoding CocE/NonD family hydrolase (COG:S;~EggNog:ENOG410PJGH;~InterPro:IPR008979,IPR029058,IPR005674,IPR013736, IPR000383;~PFAM:PF02129,PF08530;~go_function: GO:0008239 - dipeptidyl-peptidase activity [Evidence IEA];~go_function: GO:0016787 - hydrolase activity [Evidence IEA]), translating to MTTTEEKIRATFPDLEWFPLPPPALHPAYNYQGFHPGKKTVLSAGHVRSPGHRAFHTDVLFEQDIAITLRDGIKIYTDIFRPVDSDASPVPAIIPWSPYGKTGTGPQSYDSMAPFRAGLEKSRTSGYEKFEAPDPAEWVPRGYAIINIDARGAGNSEGNITFWGQQEAEDIYDTIDWLSKQPWCNGSVGMAGNSWLSIAQVNFASRLEHPALKALAPWEGFTDLYRDLTMRGGMKHNEAFHKLILTGFAGHETAENMPAMLSKRPFDDAYWQSKRIHTERIGDIPLYILASYSSMLHTRGSFETFRTAKSTRKWLRVHPYQEWYDLYRPEMVDDLSRFFDRYLKNMPNDWESTPPVRLSLLGFEGSSVPTILERPEQTYPLTRQELKKFYLNASTKTLQPSLPDTVTSTTHSALHGTSDFTLHFPTPTQLAGYPRVHLWLSTPHHTDMDIIVQIRKISTTGELLEHLNYPCPVPVDAVPNVNTAKTLGPQGFLRASHAVTRDETLSTEHEIVYKHDRAEMIPAGKIVPIDITLWPIGMVFGAGEGIMLRVAGRDLCYPEVEFDDLVGGEVEEQVHEVHCGEGFDSFLVLPVV from the exons ATGACTACCACTGAAGAGAAGATTCGTGCTACCTTTCCCGACCTCGAATGgttccccctcccaccaccggCATTGCATCCTGCCTACAACTATCAAGGCTTCCACCCAGGCAAGAAGACAGTCCTTTCCGCAGGACATGTGCGATCTCCAGGTCATCGCGCATTCCACACAGACGTGCTCTTCGAGCAGGATATAGCCATTACCCTCCGCGATGGCATCAAGATATACACCGATATCTTTCGTCCTGTCGACTCCGACGCCAGCCCCGTCccagccatcatcccatGGAGTCCCTATGGCAAGACAGGCACCGGTCCGCAGAGCTACGACAGCATGGCGCCCTTCCGCGCTGGGCTCGAGAAGAGCCGGACCTCAGGTTATGAGAAGTTCGAAGCCCCCGATCCCGCCGAATGGGTGCCTCGCGGCTacgccatcatcaacatcgacgCCCGCGGCGCCGGCAACTCCGAAGGCAACATTACCTTCTGGGGCCAacaagaagccgaagacatCTATGACACGATCGACTGGTTGTCCAAACAACCCTGGTGCAATGGCTCCGTCGGGATGGCAGGCAATTCATGGCTCTCCATCGCACAGGTCAACTTCGCCTCGCGACTCGAGCATCCTGCCCTCAAAGCCCTCGCTCCCTGGGAAGGCTTCACCGACCTATACCGAGACCTAACCATGCGCGGTGGCATGAAGCACAACGAGGCTTTCCACAAATTAATCCTCACCGGCTTCGCCGGTCACGAAACCGCAGAGAACATGCCCGCCATGCTAAGCAAAAGACCCTTCGACGACGCCTACTGGCAAAGCAAACGCATCCACACCGAACGCATCGGCGACATTCCCCTCTACATCCTCGCATCCTACTCCTCGATGCTGCACACGCGTGGCTCCTTCGAAACCTTCCGCACCGCCAAAAGCACCCGCAAATGGCTCCGCGTACACCCATACCAAGAATGGTACGATCTCTACCGACCGGAGATGGTCGACGACCTCTCGCGTTTCTTCGACCGCTACCTCAAGAACATGCCCAATGACTGGGAAAGCACACCACCCGTGCGCCTCTCCCTCCTAGGCTTCGAAGGCAGTTCCGTACCCACCATCCTCGAACGCCCCGAGCAAACCTACCCTTTGACCCGGCAGGAGCTCAAGAAATTCTACCTCAACGCATCAACCAAGACCCTCCAGCCCTCTCTCCCAGACACAGTCACCTCAACAACCCATTCCGCTCTTCACGGCACTTCC GACTTCACCCTCCacttccccacccccacccagTTAGCCGGGTACCCCCGCGTCCACCTATGGctctccaccccccaccacACAGACATGGACATCATCGTGCAAATCCGCAAGATCTCCACGACCGGCGAACTCCTCGAACACCTTAACTACCCGTGTCCCGTGCCCGTCGACGCCGTCCCCAACGTCAACACAGCCAAGACGCTCGGGCCGCAGGGGTTTCTGCGTGCGTCGCATGCCGTCACGCGCGACGAGACGCTCTCCACGGAGCATGAGATCGTGTATAAACATGATCGCGCGGAGATGATACCCGCCGGGAAGATCGTGCCGATTGATATTACGTTGTGGCCGATTGGGATGGTGTTTGgggctggggaggggatTATGTTGAGAGTGGCGGGGCGTGATTTGTGTTATCCGGAGGTGGAGTTTGATGATCtagtgggaggggaggtggaggagcagGTGCATGAGGTTCATTGTGGGGAAGGGTTTGATTCTTTTTTGGTGTTGCCGGTTGTATAG
- a CDS encoding putative MFS transporter (COG:G;~EggNog:ENOG410PFJG;~InterPro:IPR020846,IPR011701,IPR036259;~PFAM:PF07690;~TransMembrane:12 (i43-62o68-86i98-118o124-143i155-177o189-209i239-262o274-292i304-323o329-350i362-380o392-411i);~go_function: GO:0022857 - transmembrane transporter activity [Evidence IEA];~go_process: GO:0055085 - transmembrane transport [Evidence IEA]), whose translation MGDHREAGHGNYAQDETTPADESTFLLPKDVGDVKSKILSTNFAALMAGLNDAALGPLIPYIQPSYDVGLLQVSIIYLVNFVGWVVASFANIHVCSHIGTGGTLVLGATIQCLGYALMFWSPPFPLFVAAFFFTGCGVAFQDAQMNMFTITVKDAHRWLGILHAVYGVGTILAPLIANTIASRMPVWHHYYLVTMLLGVLNITSLVWTFRKGLFRPNVSNAKETAGKELRETVSNKTVWIFNGFFFLYVGAEVTAGGWLVQFLVSVRNGDPTKVGYIASGFWTGFTLGRVALADITHRLGERRMVFVYTALAVAMQLLFWLVPDITINAVTVCFLGFFIGPFYPVGLYVLTKVIPKELHVGAMGFTASLGQAGSAAFPFLTGAVASQAGVQVLQPIMLGLLIGIAFFWCLVPRQRPITL comes from the exons ATGGGCGACCACAGAGAAGCTGGACATGGCAACTACGCTCAGGATGAAACCACTCCGGCTGATGAGTCTACGTTCCTCCTTCCCAAGGATGTAGGAGATGTCAAAAGCAAGATTCTCAGTACCAACTTTGCCGCATTGATGGCCGGGCTGAACG ATGCTGCATTGGGCCCTCTGATCCCGTACATACAACCGAGTTATGATGTTGGTCTTCTGCAGGTGTCCATCATCTACCTAGTCAACTttgtgggttgggttgtCGCCTCATTCGCCAATATTCATGTCTGTTCTCATATAGGAACGGGTGGTACATTGGTCCTGGGAGCAACCATTCAGTGTCTCGGCTATGCCTTGATGTTCTGGAGTCCgcctttccccctcttcgtggcagcattcttcttcactggTTGCGGCGTAGCTTTCCAAGATGCCCAGATGAACATGTTCACTATAACTGTCAAGGACGCCCATCGGTGGCTGGGCATTTTGCATGCCGTGTATGGCGTTGGAACCATCCTCGCACCATTGATCGCCAATACGATTGCCTCAAGAATGCCAGTCTGGCACCATTACTACCTTGTGACCATGTTGCTCGGCGTACTAAACATCACATCTCTGGTCTGGACCTTCAGAAAGGGGCTCTTCCGTCCGAATGTGAGCAATGCGAAGGAGACGGCCGGCAAGGAGCTTCGAGAAACAGTGTCAAACAAGACTGTGTGGATATTCaacggcttcttctttttgtaCGTTGGCGCGGAGGTGACTGCTGGAG GTTGGCTTGTGCAGTTCCTTGTTTCGGTGAGAAATGGCGACCCTACCAAAGTAGGATATATTGCGTCCGGCTTCTGGACCGGCTTTACCTTGGGCCGTGTTGCTTTAGCGGATATCACGCATCGCTTGGGTGAACGGCGCATGGTGTTTGTTTATACCGCGTTGGCTGTGGCGATGCAGCTATTGTTCTGGTTGGTGCCAGACATCACTATCAATGCAGTCACAGTGTGTTTCCTGG GTTTCTTTATCGGTCCTTTCTACCCAGTTGGACTCTATGTTCTCACCAAGGTCATCCCAAAAGAACTTCACGTGGGAGCAATGG GATTCACTGCCAGTCTTGGACAGGCAGGGTCTGCTGCATTCCCTTTCCTAACGGGGGCGGTGGCCTCCCAGGCCGGCGTCCAGGTTTTGCAGCCCATCATGCTGGGGCTGCTCATTGGGATTGCCTTTTTCTGGTGCTTGGTCCCTAGACAGAGGCCAATCACGCTTTGA
- a CDS encoding dihydrodipicolinate synthase family protein (COG:E;~EggNog:ENOG410PKFF;~InterPro:IPR002220,IPR013785;~PFAM:PF00701;~go_function: GO:0003824 - catalytic activity [Evidence IEA];~go_function: GO:0016829 - lyase activity [Evidence IEA]), with protein sequence MAITPRPLKPGIYVPTVAFFTSPNEDLDLTTTAQHATYLAQAGVTGLVVQGSNGEAVHLSREERNLITSTTRQALDTHAPSAPLIVGCGAASTRETIQLCQDAAASGGDYTLILPPSYYKSLLSPKDLLDHFRLVASASPIPILVYNFPGASSGLDLSSDDILALAEHPNIVGVKLTCGNTGKLARIAAAAEPGFLTFGGSADFTLQTLVAGGHGVIGGVANLIPRLSVRVMELYQAGQVEEAQRLQAIVARADWQAIKGGFVAVKSALQTYRGYGALPRRPCVVPSEEQATAWKDSFAEAMELERQLEKQA encoded by the coding sequence atGGCCATTACCCCCCGCCCCCTCAAACCCGGCATCTACGTCCCAACcgtcgccttcttcacctctcCCAATGAAGACCTCGAcctgaccaccaccgcccaacACGCCACCTATCTAGCCCAAGCCGGCGTGACCGGTCTCGTCGTGCAAGGCAGCAATGGCGAAGCCGTCCACCTCAGCCGTGAAGAACGCAACCTgatcacctccaccacccgaCAGGCTCTCGACACCCACGCGCCCTCCGCCCCGCTCATCGTCGGCTGCGGCGCCGCCTCCACCCGCGAGACCATCCAACTGTGCCAAgacgccgccgcctccggAGGCGACTATACCCtgattctccctccctcgtACTACAaatccctcctctctcccaaAGACCTCCTCGACCACTTCCGTCTCgtcgcctccgcctcccccatccctaTCCTGGTATACAACTTCCCCGGCGCCTCCTCGGGCCTGGACCTCTCCTCAGACGACATCCTCGCCTTGGCGGAACACCCCAACATCGTCGGCGTGAAGCTGACTTGTGGAAACACGGGTAAATTGGCGCGCattgctgccgccgctgaaCCGGGCTTCTTGACCTTTGGTGGCTCCGCCGACTTCACGCTCCAGACGCTGGTGGCAGGCGGTCATGGAGTGATTGGTGGCGTGGCTAATCTGATTCCGAGGTTGAGTGTGCGTGTGATGGAGCTGTATCAGGCTGGTCAGGTCGAGGAGGCTCAGAGGTTGCAGGCTATTGTGGCGCGTGCGGATTGGCAGGCGATTAAGGGTGGGTTTGTGGCCGTCAAGAGTGCCTTGCAGACGTACCGTGGATATGGAGCCTTGCCGAGACGGCCCTGTGTGGTGCCGTCGGAGGAGCAGGCGACGGCGTGGAAGGATTCGTTTGCGGAGGCTATGGAGTTGGAGAGGCAATTGGAGAAGCAGGCTTAG
- the USB1 gene encoding HVSL domain-containing protein (COG:A;~EggNog:ENOG410PQ32;~InterPro:IPR027521;~PFAM:PF09749;~go_function: GO:0004518 - nuclease activity [Evidence IEA];~go_process: GO:0034477 - U6 snRNA 3'-end processing [Evidence IEA]): MALVQYSESESEAENDPPQPPAKRPRQAANNPSSSLPPLPAAFHDLYASSTRVSVTDDPSLHGGRKRVIPHVEGNWPTHIYLEWYPSKDELSILSDVIAQIKDRLDGSTIQLHSLLHSDLGAQLPLHISLSRPVVLRTEQRQSFLDMFQSQLKESQIPTFHVSTNSLDCVSNYEKTRWFYVLRAEKPEEDNLNRLLRLSNRALARFEQPPLYESSQDVAAEWKSNGGGTTLPRVSSESGQSGQSGADYSHCFHISLAWSLTGLLSAERELIGGVDLRRARELKVRFDCVKVKIGNHVSSIPLQ; the protein is encoded by the exons ATGGCTTTGGTGCAATATTCTGAATCTGAGTCTGAAGCAGAGAACGATCCCCCTCAGCCCCCAGCAAAAAGGCCCCGTCAAGCCGCCAACAATCCATCTTCCTCACTCCCACCCTTACCAGCCGCGTTTCACGATCTCTATGCCTCCAGCACTCGTGTCAGCGTGACCGACGACCCCAGTCTCCACGGAGGCCGAAAAAGGGTCATTCCCCATGTTGAAGGGAACTGGCCGACCCACATCTACTTGGAGT GGTACCCATCCAAAGATGAGCTTTCTATTCTTAGCGATGTCATAGCGCAGATCAAGGATAGGCTCGATGGAAGCACGATTCAGCTCCACAGCCTACTACATAGTGATCTTGGCGCACAACTGCCCCTCCACATTAGTCTGTCTAGACCGGTCGTGCTACGGACAGAACAGCGACAGTCATTCTTGGACATGTTTCAGTCTCAGCTGAAAGAGTCGCAAATTCCAAC GTTCCACGTCTCGACAAATAGCCTCGACTGTGTCTCAAATTACGAAAAGACGCGGTGGTTCTATGTCTTACGTGCGGAAAAGCCAGAGGAAGATAATTTGaatcgtcttcttcggctgtcTAATCGAGCCCTGGCGCGGTTTGAACAGCCTCCTCTATACGAGTCGTCGCAGGATGTGGCGGCTGAGTGGAAGTcaaatggtggtggtacgaCACTGCCACGGGTGTCAAGCGAGTCTGGCCAGTCTGGCCAGTCTGGGGCTGATTACTCTCACTGCTTCCATATCTCGTTGGCATGGAGCTTGACGGGTCTATTGTCTGCAGAGAGGGAGCTGATCGGAGGTGTGGATTTGCGTAGGGCACGTGAGTTGAAGGTGCGGTTTGATTGTGTCAAGGTGAAGATTGGGAATCATGTTTCTAGTATACCACTGCAGTAG